The following coding sequences are from one Rhipicephalus microplus isolate Deutch F79 chromosome 3, USDA_Rmic, whole genome shotgun sequence window:
- the LOC119170719 gene encoding 2,4-dienoyl-CoA reductase [(3E)-enoyl-CoA-producing], mitochondrial isoform X3, giving the protein MTPMLPPGSFKNKVAIITGGGTGIGKGMTEMFAQLGASVTIMSRKQEVLDKAAQEISSKTGSKILAIAADVRDPSAVAAAVDRSVGELGLPDIVVHNAAGNFISPTEMLSTNAWKTVVDIVLNGTAIVTLDVGKRLIQAGKGANFLAISATYTNHGTGYCAPSAAAKSGVETLMMSLAAEWAKYGMRFNCIAPGPVYTKGASSRLDPDGRFAEEAVKVAIQRQGEIPEVANLAAYLVSDYSSWLTGEVIRIDGGHLNYHASIFNRLSEVPKEQWKVLQAAIKSVKGS; this is encoded by the exons ATGACACCGATGCTACCACCTGGCAGCTTCAAAAACAAGGTTGCAATTATCACTGGCGGGGGCACTGGGATTGGCAAGGGGATGACCGAGATGTTTGCACAGCTTGGCGCCAGCGTCACTATAATGAGCAG GAAACAAGAAGTCCTAGACAAGGCGGCCCAGGAGATCTCTTCAAAAACTGGCAGCAAG ATCTTGGCCATTGCAGCAGATGTCAGAGACCCTTCTGCTGTAGCCGCAGCAGTAGATAGGAGCGTTGGTGAACTTGGCTTGCCAGACATAGTTGTCCACAATGCAGCGGGAAACTTCATCAGCCCTACTGAGATGTTGTCCACCAATGCCTGGAAGACTGTTGTAGACATTGTGCTCAATGGGACGGCCATTGTGACTTTGGATGTGGGCAAAAGGCTGATTCAGGCGGGAAAAG GAGCAAACTTCCTGGCTATCTCTGCAACCTACACTAACCACGGCACCGGATATTGTGCGCCAAGTGCAGCCGCCAAGAGTGGTGTCGAAACTCTCATGAT GTCACTGGCAGCAGAGTGGGCAAAGTACGGTATGCGCTTCAACTGCATTGCACCTGGGCCTGTCTACACTAAG GGTGCCTCCAGCAGGCTAGACCCCGATGGCCGCTTTGCCGAAGAAGCTGTGAAGGTTGCCATACAGAGGCAAGGAGAAATACCCGAGGTTGCCAATTTGGCAGCCTACCTAGTCAGCGATTACTCCAGTTGGCTGACAGGAGAG GTCATTAGAATTGACGGGGGTCACCTAAACTACCATGCCAGCATTTTCAACAGGCTTTCCGAAGTACCCAAGGAGCAGTGGAAAGTCCTTCAGGCGGCCATCAAGAGTGTCAAGGGCTCGTGA
- the LOC119170719 gene encoding 2,4-dienoyl-CoA reductase [(3E)-enoyl-CoA-producing], mitochondrial isoform X2: MNRLPRFRHYCTAKKLFPPVMTPMLPPGSFKNKVAIITGGGTGIGKGMTEMFAQLGASVTIMSRKQEVLDKAAQEISSKTGSKILAIAADVRDPSAVAAAVDRSVGELGLPDIVVHNAAGNFISPTEMLSTNAWKTVVDIVLNGTAIVTLDVGKRLIQAGKGANFLAISATYTNHGTGYCAPSAAAKSGVETLMMSLAAEWAKYGMRFNCIAPGPVYTKGASSRLDPDGRFAEEAVKVAIQRQGEIPEVANLAAYLVSDYSSWLTGEVIRIDGGHLNYHASIFNRLSEVPKEQWKVLQAAIKSVKGS, encoded by the exons ATG AACAGGTTGCCACGCTTTCGCCACTACTGCACAGCGAAAAAGCTCTTTCCACCTGTTATGACACCGATGCTACCACCTGGCAGCTTCAAAAACAAGGTTGCAATTATCACTGGCGGGGGCACTGGGATTGGCAAGGGGATGACCGAGATGTTTGCACAGCTTGGCGCCAGCGTCACTATAATGAGCAG GAAACAAGAAGTCCTAGACAAGGCGGCCCAGGAGATCTCTTCAAAAACTGGCAGCAAG ATCTTGGCCATTGCAGCAGATGTCAGAGACCCTTCTGCTGTAGCCGCAGCAGTAGATAGGAGCGTTGGTGAACTTGGCTTGCCAGACATAGTTGTCCACAATGCAGCGGGAAACTTCATCAGCCCTACTGAGATGTTGTCCACCAATGCCTGGAAGACTGTTGTAGACATTGTGCTCAATGGGACGGCCATTGTGACTTTGGATGTGGGCAAAAGGCTGATTCAGGCGGGAAAAG GAGCAAACTTCCTGGCTATCTCTGCAACCTACACTAACCACGGCACCGGATATTGTGCGCCAAGTGCAGCCGCCAAGAGTGGTGTCGAAACTCTCATGAT GTCACTGGCAGCAGAGTGGGCAAAGTACGGTATGCGCTTCAACTGCATTGCACCTGGGCCTGTCTACACTAAG GGTGCCTCCAGCAGGCTAGACCCCGATGGCCGCTTTGCCGAAGAAGCTGTGAAGGTTGCCATACAGAGGCAAGGAGAAATACCCGAGGTTGCCAATTTGGCAGCCTACCTAGTCAGCGATTACTCCAGTTGGCTGACAGGAGAG GTCATTAGAATTGACGGGGGTCACCTAAACTACCATGCCAGCATTTTCAACAGGCTTTCCGAAGTACCCAAGGAGCAGTGGAAAGTCCTTCAGGCGGCCATCAAGAGTGTCAAGGGCTCGTGA
- the LOC119170719 gene encoding 2,4-dienoyl-CoA reductase [(3E)-enoyl-CoA-producing], mitochondrial isoform X1 — MVYRLPRFRHYCTAKKLFPPVMTPMLPPGSFKNKVAIITGGGTGIGKGMTEMFAQLGASVTIMSRKQEVLDKAAQEISSKTGSKILAIAADVRDPSAVAAAVDRSVGELGLPDIVVHNAAGNFISPTEMLSTNAWKTVVDIVLNGTAIVTLDVGKRLIQAGKGANFLAISATYTNHGTGYCAPSAAAKSGVETLMMSLAAEWAKYGMRFNCIAPGPVYTKGASSRLDPDGRFAEEAVKVAIQRQGEIPEVANLAAYLVSDYSSWLTGEVIRIDGGHLNYHASIFNRLSEVPKEQWKVLQAAIKSVKGS; from the exons ATGGTGTACAG GTTGCCACGCTTTCGCCACTACTGCACAGCGAAAAAGCTCTTTCCACCTGTTATGACACCGATGCTACCACCTGGCAGCTTCAAAAACAAGGTTGCAATTATCACTGGCGGGGGCACTGGGATTGGCAAGGGGATGACCGAGATGTTTGCACAGCTTGGCGCCAGCGTCACTATAATGAGCAG GAAACAAGAAGTCCTAGACAAGGCGGCCCAGGAGATCTCTTCAAAAACTGGCAGCAAG ATCTTGGCCATTGCAGCAGATGTCAGAGACCCTTCTGCTGTAGCCGCAGCAGTAGATAGGAGCGTTGGTGAACTTGGCTTGCCAGACATAGTTGTCCACAATGCAGCGGGAAACTTCATCAGCCCTACTGAGATGTTGTCCACCAATGCCTGGAAGACTGTTGTAGACATTGTGCTCAATGGGACGGCCATTGTGACTTTGGATGTGGGCAAAAGGCTGATTCAGGCGGGAAAAG GAGCAAACTTCCTGGCTATCTCTGCAACCTACACTAACCACGGCACCGGATATTGTGCGCCAAGTGCAGCCGCCAAGAGTGGTGTCGAAACTCTCATGAT GTCACTGGCAGCAGAGTGGGCAAAGTACGGTATGCGCTTCAACTGCATTGCACCTGGGCCTGTCTACACTAAG GGTGCCTCCAGCAGGCTAGACCCCGATGGCCGCTTTGCCGAAGAAGCTGTGAAGGTTGCCATACAGAGGCAAGGAGAAATACCCGAGGTTGCCAATTTGGCAGCCTACCTAGTCAGCGATTACTCCAGTTGGCTGACAGGAGAG GTCATTAGAATTGACGGGGGTCACCTAAACTACCATGCCAGCATTTTCAACAGGCTTTCCGAAGTACCCAAGGAGCAGTGGAAAGTCCTTCAGGCGGCCATCAAGAGTGTCAAGGGCTCGTGA